One Fibrobacter sp. UWH4 DNA window includes the following coding sequences:
- a CDS encoding endo-1,4-beta-xylanase: MKKPLSSTTKALVLALAASTFSFAGPGLADGAAKFVGNITTNGQVRSDFGTYWNQITAENECKWASIEGTRGRYNFSGCRNAYNWAKQNGGHFKFHALVWGSQYPNWLGNLSVDETKKAITAWFDAVQKEFPDLEMIDVVNEAIRTGNNQYHSGYPNTKIIQALGGDNNGDYTFVTTAFKMARERWPKAILIYNDYNTVQWNKDQGIQLIQTIKKNGAPVDGYGLQAHDMMSQGGGAGGTGGGGSCLSINTLKSTIEEIWNKTQIPLFISEYDIASTDDNVQKQCYQEQISYFMENEHVAGITIWGYIYGNTWLDCNGTARGCSGIIKDGRDRAAMTWLKDYLSKNKGVNTTGLETGVITPVEPEPQLPFKGEAFAVPGKIQAEDFDVPGKGKNEDGTSNESYGDDSENHGDSDYRKDTGVDLYKKSGDRIVVGYNQTGDWLEYTINVSEAGDYTFFAAVASANNTSSFQMSLDGKELTDKISVPQASSGEENYDDYNKVSANVTLPAGKHVLRMDVTGDWFDIDYFTFVKGKDATDPEPIEKDEEPQFVQQNIKLDNNARQDFHVFDQNGVHMGVLRAYGFDAAKEILKTSNDIKASGIYYLRSRTTGKMQAVRIAK, encoded by the coding sequence ATGAAAAAGCCTCTTTCTTCAACTACAAAGGCTTTGGTGCTTGCTCTCGCGGCGTCAACCTTCTCTTTTGCAGGCCCGGGTCTTGCCGATGGCGCTGCGAAATTCGTCGGTAATATTACTACGAATGGCCAGGTTCGTTCGGATTTTGGTACCTATTGGAACCAGATTACGGCTGAAAACGAATGTAAGTGGGCTTCTATCGAAGGCACCCGTGGGCGTTACAACTTTTCTGGTTGTAGAAATGCCTATAACTGGGCCAAGCAGAACGGAGGCCATTTCAAGTTCCACGCTCTGGTGTGGGGCTCCCAGTACCCGAACTGGCTGGGCAACTTGAGCGTTGACGAAACCAAGAAGGCCATTACCGCTTGGTTCGATGCCGTTCAGAAGGAATTCCCCGATCTCGAAATGATCGACGTGGTGAACGAGGCTATCCGTACCGGCAACAACCAGTACCATTCCGGTTACCCCAACACAAAGATTATCCAGGCTCTCGGTGGCGACAACAACGGCGACTACACCTTCGTGACCACGGCCTTCAAGATGGCCCGCGAACGTTGGCCGAAGGCAATCCTCATCTATAACGACTACAACACCGTCCAGTGGAACAAGGATCAGGGCATTCAGCTTATCCAGACCATCAAGAAAAACGGTGCTCCGGTCGATGGTTACGGCTTGCAGGCTCATGACATGATGAGCCAGGGCGGTGGCGCTGGCGGTACCGGTGGTGGTGGCTCCTGCTTGAGCATCAATACGCTCAAGAGCACCATCGAAGAAATTTGGAACAAGACCCAGATCCCGCTGTTCATTTCTGAATACGATATCGCTAGCACCGACGATAACGTTCAGAAGCAGTGCTATCAGGAACAGATTTCCTACTTCATGGAAAATGAACATGTTGCCGGTATCACCATTTGGGGTTACATCTACGGTAATACCTGGCTGGATTGTAACGGTACGGCAAGAGGCTGTTCCGGTATTATCAAGGACGGCAGGGATCGTGCCGCTATGACATGGCTCAAGGATTACCTCTCCAAGAACAAGGGCGTCAACACGACCGGCCTCGAAACAGGCGTTATTACTCCGGTTGAACCTGAACCGCAGCTCCCGTTCAAGGGCGAAGCCTTCGCTGTTCCGGGCAAGATCCAGGCCGAAGATTTCGACGTTCCGGGCAAGGGCAAGAACGAAGACGGTACGAGCAACGAATCCTATGGTGACGATTCCGAAAACCATGGCGATAGCGACTACCGTAAAGATACGGGCGTAGACCTGTACAAGAAGAGTGGCGACCGCATTGTCGTGGGCTACAACCAGACCGGTGATTGGCTGGAATACACGATCAACGTGAGCGAAGCGGGCGACTATACCTTCTTTGCGGCCGTTGCTTCTGCAAACAATACTTCTAGTTTCCAGATGTCCTTGGATGGTAAGGAACTCACCGACAAGATTTCTGTTCCGCAGGCATCTTCTGGTGAAGAAAACTACGACGATTACAACAAGGTCTCTGCCAATGTGACTCTCCCGGCTGGTAAGCACGTTCTCCGCATGGATGTAACCGGCGACTGGTTCGATATAGACTACTTCACCTTCGTGAAGGGTAAGGATGCAACTGACCCTGAACCGATTGAGAAGGATGAAGAACCGCAGTTTGTTCAGCAGAACATTAAGCTTGACAACAATGCCCGTCAGGACTTCCACGTGTTCGACCAGAACGGTGTCCACATGGGCGTGCTCAGGGCTTACGGTTTCGATGCCGCCAAGGAAATTCTCAAGACTTCCAACGACATCAAGGCGTCCGGTATTTACTACCTGCGCAGCCGTACCACGGGTAAGATGCAGGCTGTCCGCATTGCAAAGTAA